Proteins encoded by one window of Mycolicibacterium sp. ND9-15:
- a CDS encoding ArsR/SmtB family transcription factor yields MHSSIADFSMPTQEQVTRAAETFRMLSDPTRIKVLWALLQGETSVACLAELADAAPTVVSQHLAKLRLAGLVKSRREGTFVYYSPADTDVLRVLSQALFGADTITADPATTKPVSRRRPSSRR; encoded by the coding sequence GTGCACTCGTCCATTGCGGACTTCTCAATGCCCACCCAGGAGCAGGTCACCCGGGCCGCGGAGACATTCCGCATGCTCAGCGACCCGACCCGAATCAAGGTGTTGTGGGCACTGCTGCAAGGCGAAACGTCGGTGGCGTGCCTGGCCGAACTCGCCGACGCCGCGCCCACAGTAGTCAGTCAGCACCTGGCCAAGCTGCGCCTGGCTGGCCTGGTCAAAAGTCGCCGCGAGGGAACGTTCGTCTACTACTCGCCCGCTGACACCGACGTGCTACGGGTGCTCAGCCAAGCTCTCTTCGGCGCCGACACCATCACCGCCGACCCCGCCACCACAAAACCGGTTAGCCGACGCCGCCCGTCATCGCGACGCTAG
- a CDS encoding PLP-dependent cysteine synthase family protein yields the protein MSHALSIHAPELHSARYRGLGRYERPDNLVGRTPVLRVSSPFSSADRGFWAKLEGVNPGGLKDRPATHMVECARARGDLRPGARIVESTSGTLGLGLALAGIVYHHPVTLVTDPGMEPIIVSMLRAYGADVEMVTEAHPTGGWQQARKDRVAELLAEDLEAWCPDQYNNPDNVDAYRPLALELQAQLGTVDVLVCSVGTGGHSAGIARVLRQFNPHLHLIGVDTIGSTIFGQPAANRLMRGLGSSIYPRNVDYAAFDEVHWVAPAEAVWACRTLAGTHYATGGWSVGAVALVAGWAARTFSSDTTIAAVFPDGPQRYFDTVYNDDYCRRHDLLLAQPPEQPNVIDDPTHEVVTSWTRCATVIDPMQTVG from the coding sequence ATGAGTCATGCCTTGTCTATCCATGCGCCCGAACTGCATTCGGCGCGGTACCGCGGGTTGGGCCGCTACGAGCGACCGGACAACCTCGTGGGTCGCACGCCGGTGCTGCGGGTTTCTTCGCCGTTCAGCAGCGCGGACCGCGGATTTTGGGCCAAGCTCGAAGGCGTCAATCCGGGTGGTTTGAAAGACCGCCCCGCAACGCACATGGTGGAGTGCGCCCGAGCGCGCGGCGACCTGCGCCCGGGTGCGCGCATCGTCGAATCCACAAGTGGCACACTGGGCTTAGGGTTGGCGTTGGCCGGCATCGTGTACCACCATCCGGTGACGTTGGTCACCGATCCGGGTATGGAGCCCATCATCGTGTCGATGTTGCGGGCCTATGGCGCCGACGTCGAAATGGTCACCGAGGCGCACCCGACGGGCGGATGGCAGCAGGCGCGCAAAGACCGCGTCGCTGAACTGCTGGCCGAAGACCTCGAGGCGTGGTGTCCCGACCAGTACAACAACCCCGACAACGTCGACGCATACCGGCCGCTGGCCCTGGAGCTCCAAGCTCAGCTGGGCACGGTCGACGTGCTGGTGTGCTCGGTCGGAACCGGAGGCCATTCCGCTGGCATCGCGCGGGTACTGCGTCAGTTCAATCCGCACTTACACCTGATCGGCGTGGACACCATCGGCTCAACGATTTTCGGTCAACCCGCCGCGAACCGGCTGATGCGAGGGCTGGGCTCGAGTATCTATCCACGCAACGTGGACTACGCCGCATTCGACGAGGTGCACTGGGTGGCGCCGGCGGAGGCGGTGTGGGCCTGCCGTACCTTGGCGGGCACCCATTACGCAACGGGCGGTTGGAGTGTCGGCGCGGTCGCGCTGGTCGCGGGTTGGGCGGCACGCACCTTCTCAAGTGACACGACGATCGCCGCGGTTTTCCCCGATGGGCCACAACGCTATTTCGACACTGTCTACAACGACGACTACTGCCGTCGCCATGACTTGTTGCTAGCACAGCCGCCCGAGCAGCCGAACGTGATCGACGATCCCACCCACGAGGTCGTCACATCATGGACCCGCTGCGCTACGGTGATCGATCCCATGCAAACAGTGGGCTAA
- a CDS encoding response regulator transcription factor: MDAMDATSAQGGLGAPGYRALIVDDEAAIADVVASYLQRDQFETRTAVDGSEAVALAREFDPDVVVLDLGLPGADGLEVCRQLRTFSDAYVVMLTARDTEMDTIVGLTVGADDYITKPFSPRELVARIRALLRRPRPVTGGDQAAPPRRFGKLQVDIAAREVHLDGEPIRLTRTEFDLLSALSARPGVVLTRRQLLETVREGPWVGDEHVVDVHIGHLRRKLGDNASTPRYVLTVRGVGYRMGGGQ; the protein is encoded by the coding sequence ATGGACGCTATGGATGCCACGTCAGCTCAGGGAGGTCTAGGCGCGCCGGGCTACCGCGCATTGATCGTCGACGACGAGGCGGCGATCGCCGATGTGGTGGCCAGCTATCTTCAGCGTGACCAGTTTGAAACCCGCACCGCCGTTGACGGCTCGGAAGCGGTGGCTTTGGCGCGCGAGTTTGATCCCGACGTGGTGGTGCTCGACTTGGGGTTGCCCGGTGCCGACGGGTTGGAGGTGTGCCGGCAGCTGCGCACCTTCTCCGATGCCTACGTGGTGATGCTCACCGCCCGCGACACGGAAATGGACACCATCGTAGGGCTGACCGTCGGCGCCGACGACTACATCACCAAGCCGTTCAGTCCACGCGAGTTGGTGGCCCGTATCCGCGCTCTGCTGCGCCGGCCGCGCCCGGTGACCGGCGGCGACCAGGCTGCGCCGCCGCGGCGCTTCGGGAAGCTGCAAGTCGACATCGCCGCCCGAGAGGTACACCTCGATGGTGAGCCGATCCGGTTGACTCGCACCGAGTTCGACTTGCTGAGCGCGTTGTCTGCGCGACCAGGCGTGGTCTTGACCCGCCGCCAGCTACTCGAAACGGTGCGGGAGGGACCGTGGGTCGGTGACGAGCACGTCGTAGACGTCCACATCGGCCATTTAAGACGCAAGCTGGGCGACAACGCGAGCACCCCACGCTACGTGCTGACCGTGCGCGGCGTGGGATACAGGATGGGAGGCGGACAGTGA
- a CDS encoding sensor histidine kinase, whose protein sequence is MRLLVAQTMVLLAGAVTTWMVAAIVGPPLFRDHLRQAGVAAHSAEQHHAEEAYQYAMVAAVGGALAVSALAAFAVSWYISRRLQRSVTEVASAATAVADGRYTVRVAPPHLGQDFDALATAFNQMAGRLQAVDATRRHLFADLAHEIRTPVAVLEAYMEAVEDGVESLTPTTTAMLRDQTRRLVRFAQDAAALAQAEESSASMTTTDTDIGELVTTAVSAAAKRYRAKQVTLATHLPPRVPAVSGDPQRLAQVLANLLDNALRHTPPHGHVDVRVHIDRHQLEVSISDTGEGIPAQHLPHVFERFYRVEAERTHDKSGAGIGLAIAKALVEAHGGSITARSQGPGTGATFIITLPVATSERRRPDLPKPASQDLHVRP, encoded by the coding sequence ATGCGACTACTGGTAGCCCAAACCATGGTGTTACTGGCCGGTGCGGTGACCACCTGGATGGTCGCCGCCATCGTAGGGCCACCATTGTTTCGTGACCACCTACGCCAGGCCGGCGTCGCGGCTCATTCGGCCGAGCAGCATCATGCCGAGGAGGCCTACCAGTACGCCATGGTCGCCGCGGTGGGCGGCGCATTGGCGGTCTCGGCACTGGCGGCCTTCGCGGTCAGCTGGTACATCAGCCGGCGCCTGCAGCGCTCCGTCACAGAAGTAGCCTCAGCGGCGACCGCGGTCGCCGACGGCCGCTACACCGTGCGGGTAGCTCCACCGCACCTCGGGCAGGACTTCGACGCGCTGGCGACTGCGTTCAACCAAATGGCTGGGCGCCTGCAGGCCGTGGACGCCACCCGCCGCCACCTCTTCGCTGACCTGGCCCACGAAATCCGCACCCCGGTCGCGGTGCTGGAAGCCTACATGGAAGCGGTCGAAGACGGTGTCGAGTCACTGACTCCGACCACCACTGCCATGCTGCGGGACCAGACGCGCCGACTGGTGCGTTTCGCCCAAGATGCCGCCGCTCTTGCACAAGCTGAAGAAAGCTCCGCATCAATGACCACGACTGACACCGACATCGGCGAGCTGGTCACGACCGCGGTCAGCGCCGCAGCCAAACGCTACCGAGCCAAACAGGTAACCCTGGCCACACACCTGCCACCCCGCGTTCCTGCAGTTTCAGGCGACCCGCAGCGACTCGCTCAGGTACTGGCCAACCTGCTTGACAACGCATTGCGGCACACACCCCCGCACGGCCACGTCGACGTCCGCGTCCACATAGACCGTCACCAGCTCGAAGTCAGCATCTCCGACACCGGCGAAGGCATTCCCGCCCAACACCTCCCGCACGTATTCGAGCGGTTCTACCGCGTGGAAGCAGAACGCACCCACGACAAGAGCGGGGCCGGCATCGGATTAGCAATCGCAAAAGCACTCGTCGAGGCACACGGCGGCTCCATCACAGCACGCAGCCAAGGCCCGGGCACCGGGGCCACGTTCATCATCACACTTCCGGTCGCCACCTCCGAGCGCCGCCGACCAGACTTGCCGAAGCCAGCGTCTCAAGACCTGCACGTCCGACCGTAG
- a CDS encoding heavy metal translocating P-type ATPase: MQDTAAALQRCPIDSWRPRRSIAWSLPEVRWAVAATALFGMGSLAQLAGGPVWLYWALYLACYAAGGWKPGLAGLKALLDKTLDVDLLMVVAAVGAAAIGQVFDGALLIVIFATSGALEAVATKRTEDSVRGLLDLAPETATRITDSGEEIVDTAILDIGDVLLIRPGERVGGDGVVLEGASEVDQATVTGEALPVDKNVGDEVFAGTVNGTGSLRVRVWRPAADTVIARIVAMVDQASARKARTQLLIEKVEQRYSVAMVAATIALFVIPMLAGADLQSALLRAMTFMIVASPCALVLSTMPPLLAAIANAGRHGVLVKSAVVLEKLAGITHVAFDKTGTLTEGTPRLTHIRPLPASHLDDTALLRLAASAEHPSEHPLARAIVAAAHHPELAMVAASDFTSNPGRGVRARIAENIVEVGRPALLQDHDTAAHATVRELEATGHTAVVVRVNETPAGVLGLSDRPREQAADAVAHLATLTGAQPTLLTGDNPRAAARLAADLGVTDVRAGLLPADKVSAVRELEASGANVMLVGDGVNDAPAMAAAQVAVAMGRSGSDLALETSDVVITREDLASLPAVVELARRARRVVVANLLIAATFIVVLVTWDLVGHLPLPLGVAGHEGSTILVGLNGLRLLRANAWPTVAKRRGKPRQADRSDTTRR, from the coding sequence GTGCAGGACACCGCCGCCGCGCTGCAGCGCTGCCCGATTGATTCCTGGCGTCCGCGCCGATCCATCGCCTGGTCGTTACCGGAGGTGCGGTGGGCGGTGGCGGCGACCGCACTGTTCGGGATGGGGTCGCTGGCGCAGCTGGCCGGCGGGCCGGTCTGGCTGTACTGGGCGCTCTATCTAGCCTGTTATGCCGCCGGCGGCTGGAAACCTGGGCTGGCAGGGCTGAAAGCCCTGTTGGACAAGACACTTGACGTCGATTTGCTGATGGTGGTCGCGGCCGTCGGTGCGGCCGCCATCGGCCAAGTCTTCGACGGCGCCCTGCTGATCGTTATCTTCGCCACCTCCGGGGCGCTGGAGGCGGTGGCGACCAAACGTACCGAAGATTCCGTGCGCGGACTGCTCGATCTGGCGCCCGAAACCGCCACCCGTATCACCGATTCGGGTGAGGAGATAGTTGATACCGCGATCCTTGATATCGGCGACGTGCTGTTGATCCGTCCCGGTGAACGCGTTGGCGGCGACGGCGTGGTCCTCGAGGGTGCCAGCGAGGTCGACCAGGCCACCGTCACCGGTGAAGCCCTGCCCGTCGACAAGAACGTCGGTGACGAGGTGTTCGCCGGCACCGTCAACGGCACCGGCAGCCTGCGGGTGCGAGTTTGGCGCCCGGCCGCCGACACCGTCATCGCCCGCATCGTCGCCATGGTCGACCAGGCCAGCGCCAGAAAGGCCCGCACCCAGCTGCTCATCGAAAAGGTCGAACAGCGCTACTCGGTGGCCATGGTGGCCGCCACGATCGCGTTGTTCGTCATCCCCATGCTGGCGGGCGCCGACCTGCAATCAGCGCTGCTGCGGGCCATGACATTCATGATCGTGGCGTCACCGTGCGCCCTGGTGCTGTCCACCATGCCGCCGCTGCTAGCCGCGATCGCCAACGCCGGCCGCCACGGCGTGCTGGTCAAATCCGCGGTCGTACTGGAAAAACTTGCCGGCATCACCCACGTGGCTTTCGATAAGACCGGCACCCTCACGGAGGGAACGCCGCGGCTCACCCACATCCGCCCCCTGCCCGCCAGTCACCTCGACGACACCGCGCTGTTAAGGTTGGCGGCCTCCGCCGAACATCCCTCCGAGCATCCGCTGGCACGGGCCATCGTGGCCGCCGCCCACCACCCAGAGCTCGCCATGGTCGCGGCCAGCGACTTCACATCGAACCCCGGGCGCGGAGTGCGTGCCCGCATCGCTGAGAACATCGTTGAAGTCGGCCGCCCCGCTCTACTGCAAGATCACGACACCGCCGCCCACGCAACCGTCCGCGAATTGGAAGCCACCGGCCATACCGCCGTGGTCGTGCGCGTCAACGAGACGCCCGCCGGGGTTCTCGGATTATCCGATCGTCCTCGCGAGCAGGCGGCCGACGCCGTTGCTCACCTCGCCACGCTCACCGGCGCCCAGCCGACCCTGCTTACCGGCGATAACCCGCGGGCAGCGGCCCGCCTGGCCGCCGATCTGGGCGTCACCGATGTCCGGGCCGGGCTGCTGCCCGCGGACAAAGTCAGCGCCGTCCGCGAGCTGGAAGCCAGCGGCGCCAACGTCATGCTGGTCGGTGACGGGGTCAATGACGCCCCGGCCATGGCCGCCGCCCAGGTTGCTGTCGCGATGGGCCGCAGCGGCTCTGACCTCGCGCTGGAAACCTCCGACGTCGTCATCACCCGAGAGGACCTGGCCAGCTTGCCCGCTGTTGTCGAGCTCGCGCGCCGTGCTCGCCGTGTCGTGGTCGCCAACCTGCTCATTGCTGCCACGTTCATCGTGGTCCTGGTCACCTGGGATCTCGTCGGGCATCTCCCGCTGCCGCTGGGTGTGGCAGGCCATGAAGGCTCCACTATCCTCGTCGGCCTCAACGGGTTACGACTTCTGCGCGCCAACGCCTGGCCCACCGTTGCCAAACGCCGCGGGAAACCCAGACAGGCGGACCGATCTGACACGACACGCCGCTAA
- a CDS encoding ATP-binding protein yields the protein MVTSSLRSALGKRLSDAVVAAVMIDRLVHDADVLTLTGESYRSVNTADSSPKRTAPPTINADAAQNDCCPFSTFDRESSCHA from the coding sequence ATGGTGACCTCAAGTCTGCGTTCGGCGCTGGGGAAAAGGTTGTCCGACGCTGTGGTAGCCGCGGTCATGATCGATCGCCTCGTGCATGACGCCGATGTGCTCACCCTTACCGGCGAGTCGTACCGCTCCGTCAACACCGCCGATTCCTCGCCAAAGAGAACCGCGCCGCCGACGATCAACGCTGATGCCGCACAAAATGACTGCTGCCCGTTCAGTACGTTCGATCGCGAAAGTTCATGTCATGCTTAG
- a CDS encoding tyrosine-type recombinase/integrase, translating to MSVPGSAHLVLASGVVHLDEASAVFEAMLSGWGRQQASRLLAAEATIEPRLALVRRFAEFAGAPPWDWTAGDVEDFTAALMSGPERKAPSTIRGYHMSLRMFCDYLLDSRYGWIAQCENRFGRIPSQVCHDYNTAAHLVDYEGKPARRPFTYDELETLFDFLDDRVDVLARSRNKGAFAALRDAQMIKTAYAFGLRRRELCYLDLADLRPNSRMPAWGTFGAVHVRYAKSRRGSSPRRRTVLAVPEFDWVIDGLRQWVDHGRPLLSPGNRQELWLTERRRRVATKTMDRRFAVARVQAGLPAELTLHCLRHSYVTHLIEFGYPERFVTAIYSPWKGVRDVHHASKKGVNPCGGGGYLLPSITQILRRFDARTAGADARLVA from the coding sequence GTGAGCGTTCCGGGGTCGGCGCACTTGGTTCTTGCCTCGGGCGTGGTTCACCTGGACGAGGCCAGCGCAGTCTTCGAAGCGATGCTGTCTGGGTGGGGTCGTCAACAGGCGTCTCGGCTACTCGCTGCTGAGGCCACGATCGAGCCGCGGCTGGCGTTGGTGCGGCGGTTCGCAGAGTTCGCCGGGGCGCCTCCGTGGGACTGGACTGCCGGCGATGTCGAAGACTTCACGGCCGCTTTGATGTCGGGCCCGGAACGCAAAGCACCGTCGACCATTCGCGGCTATCACATGTCGTTGCGGATGTTCTGCGACTACCTACTCGATAGCCGCTACGGTTGGATCGCGCAATGCGAGAACAGGTTCGGACGGATCCCATCGCAGGTCTGTCACGACTACAACACCGCCGCGCATCTGGTCGACTACGAGGGCAAGCCCGCGCGTCGCCCGTTCACCTACGACGAACTGGAAACATTGTTCGATTTCCTCGATGATCGCGTCGATGTTCTCGCTCGGTCCAGGAACAAAGGCGCGTTCGCGGCGCTGCGCGACGCACAGATGATCAAGACGGCCTACGCCTTCGGTTTACGCCGCCGCGAGCTGTGCTATCTCGATCTCGCCGACCTGCGTCCGAACTCGCGGATGCCGGCCTGGGGCACGTTCGGCGCCGTCCACGTTCGCTACGCCAAATCACGTCGCGGCAGCTCTCCCAGGCGTCGCACCGTGCTCGCCGTTCCGGAGTTCGACTGGGTGATCGACGGACTGCGCCAATGGGTCGACCACGGCCGCCCACTCCTCAGCCCCGGGAACCGTCAAGAGCTCTGGCTGACCGAGCGTCGACGGCGCGTGGCGACCAAGACCATGGATAGGCGATTCGCCGTCGCACGGGTGCAAGCGGGACTGCCTGCCGAGCTCACCTTGCACTGCCTGCGGCACTCCTATGTCACCCATCTGATCGAGTTCGGTTATCCGGAGCGGTTCGTCACCGCTATCTACAGCCCCTGGAAGGGTGTCCGCGACGTGCACCACGCATCGAAGAAGGGGGTGAATCCGTGTGGTGGAGGTGGTTATCTTCTGCCGTCCATCACGCAGATTCTTCGGAGGTTCGATGCTCGTACAGCGGGTGCTGACGCCCGGCTCGTCGCTTGA
- a CDS encoding tyrosine-type recombinase/integrase translates to MLVQRVLTPGSSLESWTVLGDGGPVEPIERYLAYMTDIERSPNTIKAYAHDLKDWFVYLDIRGLDWREVRLEDLGEFVSWLRLPPAGRAGGVSMLPSADHHCSAVTVNRKLSAVGGLYTFHARHGVDLGDLVTELQPARRRRSGWKPFLYHLSGGKPERRRTIKLAAARKRPTLITATQMQAILDSCTRLRDRFLWALLWDSGIRIGEALGLRHEDLAVAERELTVTRRINDNRARAKSPQQRTVPISAELVRLYGDYLHAEYGDLDSDYIFVNLWGGAFGHPWTYAAVYDLVLRLRKTLGFDFDPHWCRHAYATRLLRNKTPIEVVSSLLGHSSLATTLDIYGHLSVEDARRTLAEAGILTGREVRW, encoded by the coding sequence ATGCTCGTACAGCGGGTGCTGACGCCCGGCTCGTCGCTTGAATCCTGGACCGTCCTCGGCGACGGCGGGCCGGTGGAGCCGATCGAGCGCTACCTGGCCTACATGACCGATATCGAGCGGTCCCCGAACACGATCAAGGCTTACGCCCACGATCTGAAGGACTGGTTCGTCTACCTCGATATCCGCGGCCTGGACTGGCGTGAGGTGCGGCTGGAGGACCTCGGCGAGTTCGTCTCGTGGTTGCGGCTGCCGCCCGCCGGCCGCGCGGGCGGGGTGTCGATGCTGCCGTCGGCGGACCATCATTGCTCGGCGGTGACGGTCAACCGAAAGCTCTCCGCTGTCGGTGGTCTGTATACCTTCCATGCCCGTCACGGTGTCGATCTGGGAGATCTGGTCACCGAGTTGCAGCCGGCCCGGCGGCGCCGGTCGGGGTGGAAGCCGTTCCTCTACCACCTCAGCGGCGGCAAGCCCGAGCGGCGGCGCACGATCAAGCTCGCTGCTGCCCGCAAGCGGCCGACCTTGATCACGGCCACCCAGATGCAGGCCATTCTGGATTCCTGCACACGGCTGCGGGATCGCTTCTTGTGGGCGCTGTTGTGGGACAGCGGCATTCGGATCGGTGAAGCCCTCGGCTTGCGGCACGAGGATCTGGCGGTGGCCGAACGGGAGCTGACCGTCACCCGCCGGATCAACGACAACCGGGCCCGCGCGAAATCGCCGCAGCAACGCACTGTCCCTATCAGTGCCGAGTTGGTCCGGCTCTACGGGGACTATCTGCATGCCGAATACGGAGACCTGGATTCGGACTACATCTTCGTCAACCTTTGGGGCGGGGCATTCGGGCATCCGTGGACCTACGCCGCGGTCTACGACCTGGTGCTGCGGTTACGCAAGACGCTCGGGTTCGATTTCGATCCGCACTGGTGCCGCCACGCCTACGCCACCCGGCTGTTGCGAAACAAGACCCCAATCGAGGTCGTGAGCAGCCTTTTAGGGCATTCCTCGCTGGCCACGACCCTGGATATTTACGGTCACCTGTCGGTCGAGGACGCACGCCGAACGCTGGCGGAGGCCGGCATCCTGACGGGGCGGGAGGTGCGGTGGTGA
- a CDS encoding L,D-transpeptidase: MRRRTSRIGRPNTRLGPIAGAVAALTVLLMGCSGNAAAPAPQVIADKGDPYSELLVPTLQSSVADGAVGVAVDSPVTVTAGDGVLGPVTMVNEDGIPVDGQLSPDEVTWATTKPLGYNKQYTLRAEALGLGGITRNSMTFQTQSPENLTMPYVMPNDGEVVGVGQPIAVRFDEDIPNRLEAQKAITVVTTPPVEGAFYWLSSREVRWRPAEYWKPGTTVEVSVKTYGVDLGNGLFGQDDVSTRFTIGDQVIATADDNTKTLSVRRNGELIKTMPLSMGKDSAPTDNGAYIIGDRYPNLIMDSSTYGVPVNSPDGYRLDVDWATQMSYSGIYVHSAPWSVNSQGRANVSHGCLNVSPANAVWFYENTKRGDIVEVVNTVGPTLSGTDGLGDWNIPWKQWRAGNANL; encoded by the coding sequence CTGCGGCGGCGAACTTCACGGATCGGTCGGCCGAACACTCGGCTCGGGCCCATCGCCGGGGCGGTGGCGGCGTTGACGGTGCTGCTCATGGGATGCAGCGGCAACGCGGCCGCGCCGGCACCTCAGGTGATTGCAGACAAGGGCGACCCGTATAGCGAATTACTGGTACCGACGCTGCAGTCCTCAGTGGCAGACGGTGCTGTCGGTGTGGCGGTGGACTCTCCTGTCACGGTGACCGCCGGTGACGGCGTACTCGGCCCGGTCACCATGGTCAATGAAGACGGCATTCCAGTCGACGGGCAACTCAGTCCAGATGAAGTGACGTGGGCGACGACCAAGCCACTGGGCTACAACAAGCAGTACACGTTGCGCGCCGAAGCACTTGGACTCGGCGGCATCACACGCAACAGCATGACATTCCAAACGCAGTCGCCGGAGAACCTGACGATGCCTTACGTCATGCCCAACGACGGCGAAGTCGTCGGCGTCGGTCAACCCATCGCCGTCCGCTTCGATGAGGACATCCCGAACCGGCTGGAGGCCCAGAAGGCGATTACGGTCGTCACTACTCCCCCGGTAGAAGGAGCGTTCTACTGGCTCAGCAGCCGTGAGGTCCGATGGCGCCCGGCCGAATACTGGAAACCCGGCACTACCGTTGAGGTTTCGGTCAAGACGTATGGTGTCGACCTCGGGAACGGATTGTTCGGCCAGGACGATGTCAGCACCCGGTTCACCATCGGTGATCAGGTCATCGCCACCGCCGACGACAACACCAAGACATTGAGCGTTAGGCGCAACGGCGAACTGATCAAGACCATGCCGCTGTCCATGGGTAAAGACAGCGCACCCACTGACAACGGCGCCTACATCATCGGCGACAGGTACCCGAATCTGATCATGGACTCGTCGACCTACGGCGTGCCGGTCAATTCGCCAGACGGTTACCGGCTCGACGTCGATTGGGCGACCCAGATGTCCTACAGCGGCATCTATGTCCATTCAGCACCATGGTCGGTCAACAGTCAGGGGCGTGCCAACGTAAGCCACGGCTGCCTCAACGTCAGTCCCGCGAACGCCGTCTGGTTCTACGAGAACACCAAGCGCGGCGACATCGTCGAAGTCGTCAACACCGTGGGTCCAACACTGTCCGGTACCGACGGTCTCGGCGATTGGAACATCCCGTGGAAACAGTGGCGAGCAGGAAATGCGAACCTCTGA
- a CDS encoding DUF305 domain-containing protein — translation MNRLIGIAAAAVAAALALSACSNSSQSEQDMSSVTTSAVATPSSSASASEGAQAQAHNDADVTFARGMIPHHQQAIEMSDMLLAKQGIDGRVVSLANEIKAAQGPEIQQLQGWLSEWGVSSTMSPGAGMPGMPGHDMGNMGGGGMMTEEDMAALRNAQGVEASRLFLTQMIEHHRGAVAMAQTEVDNGQFTPAIEMARSIIASQQKEIETMEKILGSL, via the coding sequence ATGAACCGGTTAATTGGCATCGCCGCCGCTGCAGTGGCCGCAGCGCTCGCATTGAGCGCCTGCAGTAACAGCTCACAAAGCGAACAAGACATGTCGTCGGTGACTACCTCGGCGGTGGCCACCCCGTCGTCATCCGCTTCTGCAAGCGAGGGCGCCCAAGCGCAAGCGCACAACGACGCCGATGTGACCTTCGCCCGAGGGATGATCCCGCACCATCAGCAGGCGATTGAGATGAGCGACATGCTGTTGGCAAAGCAGGGCATCGATGGGCGGGTGGTGTCGTTGGCCAATGAGATCAAGGCGGCTCAGGGCCCGGAAATTCAGCAATTGCAAGGCTGGCTATCAGAATGGGGCGTGTCTTCCACGATGTCTCCGGGTGCTGGTATGCCGGGCATGCCCGGCCATGACATGGGCAATATGGGCGGCGGCGGCATGATGACCGAGGAAGACATGGCCGCGCTTCGTAACGCGCAGGGTGTCGAGGCGAGCAGGCTGTTTTTGACGCAGATGATCGAGCATCACCGGGGTGCGGTCGCGATGGCGCAGACTGAGGTCGACAACGGCCAGTTCACTCCGGCGATCGAGATGGCACGTTCGATCATCGCCTCGCAACAAAAAGAGATCGAGACCATGGAGAAGATCCTCGGCTCGCTGTAG
- a CDS encoding tyrosine-type recombinase/integrase, giving the protein MTPQQRPAPPPDLAGRQLAKFFTDHLAVERAASPRTIASYRGAIKLLLIWFKTAERIPPEKLRLADIDRPHILRFLDWLETERNCSAATRNQRLAVIKSFCRYTAVEQPDRLDQITQILAIRRKKTPAPDAGHLTGDEIKVLLAQPGTASTRAIRDTVLLALAYDTAARAQEVCDLNVADIRPANPVTVTIHGKDSTIRYVPLMGPTAGLIADYLEHRKPHPGLGADTDPLFHGPNHSRLTRSGIAKILARHVRAVRADDPGWAPGLSVTPHTLRRSRAMHLIQAGVNLNYIRDLLGHADVSTTEIYARADAETKCKAIENA; this is encoded by the coding sequence ATGACACCGCAGCAGCGGCCGGCGCCGCCCCCGGACCTGGCCGGGCGCCAGCTCGCGAAATTCTTCACCGATCACCTGGCGGTGGAACGCGCGGCCTCGCCGAGAACCATCGCCTCCTACCGGGGCGCGATCAAACTCCTGCTGATCTGGTTCAAAACCGCAGAGCGCATACCTCCAGAGAAACTGCGCCTCGCCGACATCGACCGGCCCCACATCCTGCGGTTCCTAGACTGGCTGGAAACCGAGCGCAACTGCTCGGCAGCCACCCGCAACCAGCGCCTGGCGGTGATCAAGTCGTTTTGCCGCTACACCGCCGTCGAGCAGCCCGACCGGCTCGACCAAATCACCCAGATCCTGGCGATCCGGCGGAAGAAGACCCCCGCCCCGGATGCGGGACACCTGACCGGCGACGAGATCAAGGTACTGCTCGCCCAGCCCGGCACCGCCAGTACACGCGCCATCCGCGACACCGTGCTGCTCGCCCTGGCCTACGACACCGCCGCCCGCGCACAAGAAGTCTGCGACCTCAACGTTGCCGACATCCGCCCCGCCAACCCGGTCACCGTGACGATCCACGGGAAGGATTCCACGATCCGATACGTGCCCCTGATGGGCCCGACCGCCGGGCTCATCGCCGACTACCTCGAGCACCGCAAACCGCACCCCGGGCTCGGCGCCGACACCGACCCGCTATTCCACGGGCCCAACCACTCCAGACTGACCAGATCCGGCATCGCCAAGATCCTCGCCCGCCACGTGCGAGCCGTCCGGGCCGACGACCCCGGCTGGGCGCCCGGACTGTCGGTCACGCCCCACACCCTGCGGCGCAGCCGGGCGATGCACCTGATCCAGGCCGGCGTCAACCTGAACTACATTCGCGACCTGCTCGGCCACGCCGACGTGTCCACTACCGAGATCTACGCCCGCGCCGACGCCGAGACCAAATGCAAGGCGATCGAGAACGCCTAG